In Reichenbachiella agarivorans, one genomic interval encodes:
- a CDS encoding PorP/SprF family type IX secretion system membrane protein, protein MLRKTLILFSLYILLIPKDSYGQDPQFSQYYAAPLYLNPALAGLNQMGRAGVNYRNQWPSIDASFETFSAYVDYNFDEKNSSVGLLITSDREGIAGLTSTEIALQYAYQVRVNYKWTFRPAAQISYTLRDLNFNRLTFGDQIDSNGLNGNPTAEQFDNAGTVGYFDLGLGGIVFSDRIWFGTSVHHIREPDQSFLGDGSPLPRKLSFHGGYRIPLQSGLRRGETAKGMQRSLSPTFNYRTQGEFDQLDLGVYFTWEPVIFGLWYRGIPIKTPTGSGSNTESLIFMFGVTQKKLTFGYSFDYTLSNLGIATGGAHEVSITYTFKMGDPRKPARNVRELQCPVPYMF, encoded by the coding sequence ATGCTCAGAAAAACACTCATTTTATTCTCTTTATATATTCTATTGATCCCCAAGGATTCTTATGGGCAAGACCCGCAGTTTTCACAGTATTATGCGGCACCACTGTATCTCAATCCTGCCTTGGCTGGACTCAATCAGATGGGTAGAGCAGGTGTCAACTACCGAAACCAATGGCCCTCGATAGACGCCAGTTTCGAGACCTTCTCTGCCTATGTGGATTACAACTTTGATGAAAAAAACAGCAGTGTAGGCTTGCTCATCACCTCTGATCGTGAAGGCATCGCAGGGTTGACCTCAACAGAAATTGCCCTACAATATGCCTATCAAGTACGAGTCAATTACAAATGGACTTTTCGACCTGCCGCACAAATTTCGTACACACTCAGAGATCTCAACTTCAATCGACTAACGTTTGGGGATCAAATTGATTCTAATGGTTTGAACGGAAACCCGACCGCAGAGCAATTTGACAATGCGGGTACAGTAGGGTATTTTGATCTTGGACTAGGAGGCATTGTCTTCTCCGACCGTATTTGGTTTGGAACCTCAGTACACCATATACGCGAACCAGACCAGTCATTCTTGGGAGATGGTAGTCCACTGCCCCGCAAATTGTCGTTTCATGGAGGATACAGAATCCCTCTACAATCAGGTTTGCGTCGGGGTGAAACTGCGAAAGGTATGCAGCGTAGTTTGTCGCCTACCTTCAACTACCGAACACAGGGAGAGTTTGACCAATTGGACTTAGGAGTGTATTTCACATGGGAACCTGTGATATTTGGTCTATGGTACAGAGGGATTCCGATCAAAACACCTACAGGAAGTGGTTCTAACACTGAATCGCTGATCTTCATGTTTGGGGTGACTCAGAAAAAACTGACCTTTGGTTACAGCTTTGATTATACGCTTTCCAATCTTGGAATAGCTACTGGTGGTGCCCATGAGGTATCCATTACATATACCTTCAAAATGGGAGACCCCCGAAAACCAGCTCGTAATGTGAGGGAACTGCAATGTCCAGTTCCTTATATGTTCTAA
- a CDS encoding NAD(P)H-dependent glycerol-3-phosphate dehydrogenase, whose translation MISKNTSKKPVGVIGAGSFGTAIANILAEKSDVLLYVRDKEKAKEISSSRISSRQHLEENINITSYIEDIGNQCEVIFPIVPSANFRQMIKSLAPSLRPYHILIHGTKGLDLNIPEGIVLTKENPLSRKHVRTMSEVILEETSVLRVGCLAGPNLAKEIEERQPAATVVASHFEEVIDIGQKLLKNDRFMVYGSNDLIGIEFCGVLKNIIAIGSGAVSGMGLGENTRSLLISRGMVEMIHIGNALGGNTKAFIGLAGVGDLIATCTSKLSRNFTVGFRLAQGESIDQIKASMEEVAEGINTIEIIRELAESLNIRVPITETLHKIIHGKMTVAESHTYFMKFPFRAEIDFI comes from the coding sequence ATGATCTCGAAAAATACTTCTAAGAAGCCAGTAGGAGTAATAGGAGCAGGGAGTTTCGGGACAGCGATAGCCAATATCTTGGCTGAAAAAAGTGATGTGCTGCTCTATGTCAGAGACAAAGAAAAGGCGAAGGAAATTTCTAGTTCTCGCATCAGTTCCAGACAGCATCTGGAGGAAAATATTAACATAACATCCTACATAGAAGACATTGGCAACCAATGTGAGGTTATTTTTCCGATCGTTCCGTCTGCCAATTTTAGGCAGATGATCAAGAGCCTGGCTCCTTCACTACGACCCTATCATATCCTGATTCACGGGACGAAGGGACTAGATCTGAATATACCAGAAGGAATCGTGCTCACCAAAGAAAATCCGCTTTCGCGTAAGCATGTGCGGACGATGAGTGAGGTGATCTTAGAAGAAACTTCTGTACTCAGAGTGGGCTGCTTGGCTGGACCCAATTTGGCCAAAGAAATTGAAGAGCGGCAACCAGCCGCAACAGTAGTGGCGAGTCACTTTGAGGAGGTGATAGATATCGGTCAAAAGCTGCTCAAAAATGACCGATTTATGGTTTATGGTAGCAATGATCTGATCGGGATTGAGTTTTGTGGTGTACTCAAAAATATCATTGCGATAGGTTCTGGAGCTGTCAGTGGGATGGGTCTGGGTGAAAATACAAGGTCCTTGTTGATCAGTAGAGGTATGGTGGAAATGATCCATATTGGCAATGCTTTGGGAGGTAATACCAAGGCGTTTATTGGTTTGGCTGGCGTTGGCGATTTGATTGCGACCTGTACTTCCAAGTTGAGTCGTAACTTCACTGTCGGGTTTCGCCTCGCTCAAGGTGAATCAATTGATCAAATCAAAGCATCCATGGAAGAAGTAGCCGAAGGTATCAATACCATTGAAATCATCAGAGAACTAGCCGAAAGTTTGAATATCCGTGTACCAATCACCGAAACACTACACAAGATTATTCATGGCAAAATGACCGTAGCAGAGTCGCATACCTACTTTATGAAATTCCCTTTCAGAGCGGAAATAGATTTTATTTAA
- a CDS encoding NUDIX hydrolase has protein sequence MNRQALISEIENYQSKYPEEMIYRGRFLDLLSYDDCFERSLLFGHITASAWVLNPSKDAVVLMHHKKLDRWLQPGGHTDGDEDVVRVARKELEEETGLRNVLLLHDGIFDLDIHPIPARKEVPAHEHYDVRFVFVTLTPDELTKNEESNQLAWIPLTDISSYVANEISIMRMVEKSALLYI, from the coding sequence TTGAATAGGCAAGCACTCATATCAGAGATTGAAAATTATCAATCCAAGTATCCAGAAGAGATGATATATAGAGGGAGGTTTTTGGACCTCCTTTCTTATGATGATTGTTTTGAGCGAAGCTTGTTGTTTGGGCATATTACCGCCTCTGCTTGGGTGTTAAATCCATCCAAAGATGCTGTGGTACTCATGCATCACAAGAAGCTGGATAGATGGTTACAGCCAGGTGGACATACAGATGGTGATGAAGACGTTGTTCGTGTGGCCCGCAAGGAACTAGAAGAAGAAACAGGATTAAGGAATGTATTACTTCTACATGATGGAATATTCGATTTGGATATCCATCCGATTCCCGCCCGAAAGGAAGTACCTGCACATGAGCACTATGATGTGCGCTTTGTCTTTGTCACTCTGACTCCCGACGAATTGACCAAAAACGAAGAGTCCAACCAATTGGCCTGGATTCCACTGACAGACATCTCTAGCTATGTCGCAAATGAAATATCCATCATGAGAATGGTTGAAAAGTCTGCTTTGCTTTATATATGA
- a CDS encoding M48 family metallopeptidase: protein MNSDNILYIIIGITVFDFVFNKTLGILNNRSRKKPIPASLQGIYDQEKYQESQHYQTAVFNFSIVSSTFSFIVMLALLWFGVFGWIDGLIRNIAPVEYVASLYFFGIVYFASDLMSIPFDLYGTFVIEEKFGFNKTTARTFILDKIKGWMLTIVVGGIIATIFILLVAFFTQTFWIYFWLIASVLMVFINMFYTSLIIPLFNKLTPLADGSLKNAITAYSQSVNFPINNIFVIDGSKRSSKANAFFSGLGKKKKVVLYDTLINNHSEEELVAVLAHEVGHYKKKHIIWSMILSLLQVGFMLWVLSQMIFSSEISWALGANSTSIHINVLAFGILFSPISTVIGILMNLLSRKNEYEADEYAVKTYDKQPLIAALKKLTSDNLGNLTPHPAYVFVNYSHPSLQQRIEKMEGID from the coding sequence ATGAACAGCGACAACATTCTATACATCATCATTGGTATCACGGTTTTTGATTTCGTATTCAACAAAACCCTAGGCATACTCAACAACAGAAGTAGAAAAAAACCAATACCAGCATCACTCCAAGGCATCTACGACCAAGAGAAGTACCAAGAATCTCAGCACTACCAGACTGCAGTCTTCAACTTTTCAATCGTCAGCTCAACTTTTAGTTTTATCGTGATGTTGGCACTACTGTGGTTTGGGGTTTTTGGGTGGATTGATGGCCTCATTCGCAACATAGCTCCTGTCGAATACGTCGCATCGCTGTATTTCTTCGGGATCGTTTATTTTGCTTCTGACCTGATGAGTATCCCTTTTGATCTCTACGGCACATTCGTCATCGAAGAAAAATTTGGATTCAATAAAACAACAGCTAGGACTTTCATTCTTGACAAAATCAAGGGTTGGATGCTCACTATAGTTGTTGGTGGGATCATCGCTACGATTTTCATTCTATTGGTCGCTTTTTTCACACAGACATTTTGGATTTATTTTTGGCTTATTGCCAGTGTACTGATGGTATTCATCAATATGTTCTACACTTCCTTGATTATCCCGCTGTTTAATAAACTAACACCTTTGGCTGATGGGTCTCTCAAAAATGCCATTACAGCCTATAGCCAAAGCGTCAATTTTCCTATCAATAATATCTTTGTGATCGATGGTTCCAAGCGCTCTTCCAAGGCCAACGCATTCTTTAGTGGATTGGGAAAGAAGAAAAAAGTAGTCCTCTATGATACTTTGATCAACAATCACAGCGAAGAAGAATTAGTCGCAGTATTGGCTCATGAAGTCGGTCACTACAAGAAAAAACACATCATTTGGTCCATGATCCTGAGTCTATTACAAGTTGGGTTCATGCTCTGGGTGCTCTCTCAAATGATCTTTAGTTCGGAAATCTCATGGGCACTAGGCGCCAACTCAACCAGCATCCATATCAATGTACTGGCATTCGGTATTTTGTTTTCTCCAATCTCCACCGTGATCGGTATCCTCATGAACCTACTGAGTAGAAAAAATGAGTATGAAGCAGATGAATATGCTGTCAAAACCTACGACAAACAACCGCTGATTGCTGCATTGAAAAAACTAACTTCAGACAACTTGGGCAACCTCACTCCACATCCAGCCTATGTTTTCGTCAACTATTCACACCCGAGTTTGCAACAAAGAATCGAGAAGATGGAAGGAATAGATTGA
- a CDS encoding HTTM domain-containing protein, producing MFQKLQAEFYKPIDNSPIVLFRILFGLLMAVESFGAIATGWVKETFVDPNLHFPFIWLDWLKPLSGDGMYYYYAVMGLASLLVMIGYRYRWSALALALLWSGCYFMQKTHYNNHYYLAMLLCWYMVLIDPRGFWSVDSNRSQFKPSSCPNWYRQFFILQFFIFFSYASVAKFSESWISGDFINMAFSRKGDYFLIGPLLVQPWFQYFIVYSGIAFDALISPLLLWKRSRWYAFTALILFNLFNSAVFQIGIFPYMVIALAFFFFEPEKIRQWFFKNKKMDDSAPAQQQPWIIYVFALYFAWQLYLPLRHLHIAGDVLWREEGHRLSWRMMLRNRSGSCQFVVKDGETGEKINVQKRDYLSNKQISRVNTYPDFAWQFAQHLKEDYLQKGMKDPQVYCLRSKVKINRGEYHPLINPETDLANVSWNYWGRNEWVLDKP from the coding sequence ATGTTCCAAAAACTACAAGCCGAGTTTTACAAACCCATTGACAACAGTCCAATAGTTCTGTTCAGAATTCTGTTTGGCTTGTTGATGGCTGTAGAATCATTTGGAGCCATAGCCACGGGTTGGGTCAAAGAAACTTTCGTCGATCCCAACCTGCATTTCCCATTCATCTGGCTAGACTGGTTGAAACCACTCTCTGGTGATGGCATGTATTACTATTATGCAGTGATGGGATTAGCCAGTCTGCTAGTCATGATCGGCTACAGATACAGGTGGAGTGCCTTAGCCCTCGCATTGCTATGGTCTGGCTGCTACTTCATGCAGAAGACACACTACAACAATCACTACTATTTGGCTATGCTGCTGTGCTGGTACATGGTGCTGATTGACCCCAGAGGCTTTTGGTCGGTGGACTCTAACCGCTCCCAATTCAAACCTAGCAGCTGTCCCAACTGGTACAGGCAATTTTTCATTCTACAGTTCTTCATCTTTTTTAGTTATGCATCTGTAGCCAAATTTTCTGAGAGCTGGATATCTGGCGATTTCATCAATATGGCCTTTTCTCGCAAAGGTGATTACTTTTTGATTGGCCCGTTGTTGGTTCAGCCTTGGTTTCAATATTTCATCGTGTATTCAGGAATTGCTTTTGATGCATTGATATCGCCTTTGTTGCTTTGGAAACGAAGTAGATGGTACGCATTTACGGCACTGATACTTTTCAATCTGTTCAACTCCGCAGTTTTTCAGATTGGTATTTTCCCTTACATGGTAATCGCATTGGCCTTTTTTTTCTTTGAACCTGAAAAAATTAGACAATGGTTCTTCAAGAATAAAAAAATGGATGACTCAGCTCCGGCTCAACAGCAACCATGGATTATCTATGTATTTGCACTGTATTTTGCATGGCAACTGTACCTACCGTTGAGGCATTTACACATTGCTGGAGACGTACTTTGGAGGGAAGAAGGTCATCGTCTGAGCTGGCGTATGATGCTGAGAAACAGATCTGGTAGTTGTCAATTCGTAGTAAAAGATGGAGAGACTGGAGAAAAAATCAATGTCCAAAAAAGAGATTACCTCAGCAACAAACAAATCAGTCGTGTCAACACCTATCCTGATTTTGCATGGCAGTTTGCCCAACACCTCAAAGAAGACTACCTCCAAAAAGGCATGAAAGACCCTCAGGTATACTGTCTCCGTAGCAAAGTCAAAATCAACCGTGGCGAATACCATCCATTGATCAATCCAGAAACTGATCTAGCCAATGTCTCATGGAACTACTGGGGCAGAAATGAATGGGTACTGGATAAACCCTAA
- a CDS encoding carboxypeptidase regulatory-like domain-containing protein, which translates to MEKYFSKTVLWIAVLLLSASFQPAQLRLLPTSLKITVLDELGNPANGTNVTLYATKEDYRAEINPVTTTEKTDEKGLVVFKKLDAKAYYVHAINGDKSNIGAGVLTSPLMEGRTNKVNTIIE; encoded by the coding sequence ATGGAAAAGTATTTTTCAAAGACTGTTTTATGGATTGCAGTATTGTTGTTGTCAGCTTCTTTTCAGCCAGCGCAACTCAGATTGCTGCCCACTTCACTTAAAATAACCGTATTGGATGAATTAGGTAATCCTGCAAATGGAACTAATGTTACCTTGTACGCCACCAAAGAAGATTATAGAGCCGAAATCAATCCTGTCACTACTACAGAAAAAACAGATGAGAAAGGACTGGTGGTCTTTAAGAAACTGGATGCGAAGGCGTATTATGTACATGCAATCAATGGTGACAAGAGTAACATTGGAGCAGGGGTATTGACATCACCCTTGATGGAAGGAAGAACCAACAAAGTAAACACTATCATTGAATAG
- a CDS encoding PKD domain-containing protein, translating into MVKSKWIFAVVLCFAQLNVWAQGQNYAEYNWLFGNSTTAVIFNKSDARAQLDDIQVTPYGIGGGAVITNPVTGDLLFYTDGERIYDTNHQTLLGNPLLSGNPAINRSAVVFPLPYSTGQYYIFTNSGNTGVNEIQYTIVDRTLMGNGIVGEPPLGDLVSANQTTGLTNPSEAMIVIKQDIDNYWLITQNRVSFDYRVTALNSTTGLGVTTNFALGTVPQPSYEAASFAFDPINGRLAVAPKTANRNVYILDFDVATGGLTFNRSILNSGNSDGAGEAVYDLEWSASGDQLYISRFGGSGEFGNLYQFDFNDPFETVNSLLFQPVFRSYGVQRGPDQNIYHLYQQTSGDAIEIGVILEADSTFHADSVTFNVGYDSLAFDPSGVNGRQFPSFAAPHFETFDNVAFVMMDTCTNQSTKFFSTVEPTPESYVWDFGTGDSLTGPAPVYSFPGAGTFPVTLTVTLNDVIETYTRIVTINENDMMIDLGMDTVRCPGEVFTYDAGAGGLTYAWNTGETTQTIEVDTTGVFSVAVQTPGGCLNYDYVQVVTYEDVSQFRNQWYFGEMAGIDFNDPSGLNGTTAITDANLMNSPQGASSVSDLNGELLFYTNGVTVWNKEHQIMPNGTNIGGDSTSMQGVMIVPFPGDTTTFYVFTSDPVYGDNSYNMRYSVVDMKRDLMRGAVVEKNMPFFTNSTERMTGLGVGQGVTWLITHEFGNNQFRSYPLTGAGIGNPITSSAGSVLRLDEEKNATAELQVAQSGNYIAMAIQDTNENYIELFEIDSLGVIEQIAKIDIEEPLPALIYGVEFSGGAEKLYVSTNSNGSKLLQYDLDSIQAPTAEADIMASKFVMGSNATLQYGALQTGSDGIIYMAIDGQTTVGTINNPANDDAGASFIEDGFDLQGRTSRLGLPNFVQTVPLTAMNPGIAYENACLGQEVIFDGSGTSIIDNYFWTFDDGTFANVEDTTHLYNLIGVYNVSLRVTNRCGLDTTFLEPVEIFPLPNAPTVQDAVTLCNGPVLLEAWPTEDSNLSYTWTTGDSTRQVLVSQASVINVYITDRTTGCQSEPRESFVDDTSPIVDLGPDQLVCQDVAFGPLNARNPGSQYTWSLGGVTNGNTLSRQTVDTSLPGVYVYEVEVVDIFDCVTVDDIQITVQNSPNYDFYATPTTGCGATDGAININILDAGSFTYGLTGPVSVLPSAITGPSGDTQIASNLSGGGYTISVTNIVSGCNRPRVATVADGGTFTLNATPIPGCPGDGQLDITVNAPISATVDYELFDGRGNSVFASNATLIAGAFSITNLDSGTYSLVVQGVAGGITCTGTLDGIQLDGNPLPDFLVDPQFICGDEGKVGILPVTINPADPVLYSWTGTDIIGSAQGDSIVVGAAGSYFVTASSTGFCDYTQEVIVTQNALPTAQIDVRGNECDGRLTLLANITSPLVGNPAYVWNTGSLTSQIPVIATGTYEVRVLDQGTGCVNSVSRAVNVFDELTVFIAADPNCDDNAEVFLRAYANITEDVTFTWTDLNGQLLDEKGAEISIGESGNYAVNVSSNLSVCQADASMNVTVLPIDADQLLLTPSASFCSQDPDPTKNQIALDPGSFTSYSWTIVNDTDVLSTDRVYITSEAGVYEVTLGNGFTCIRDIVEVFDNCAPIIHAPNAFAPNGTNNTFFVYPNDYVSDFEIKIYSRWGELVYYSTDINFRWDGYYRGILLQMGTYAYIMSFKSSLQPERGRIQQRGGVMIVR; encoded by the coding sequence ATGGTGAAGTCCAAATGGATATTTGCGGTCGTGTTGTGTTTTGCCCAATTGAATGTTTGGGCACAGGGTCAGAATTACGCTGAGTACAATTGGTTGTTTGGAAATTCTACAACAGCCGTTATTTTCAACAAGTCGGATGCGAGAGCACAGCTGGACGATATTCAGGTCACTCCATACGGTATCGGTGGGGGTGCTGTGATCACCAATCCTGTGACGGGAGACTTGCTATTTTATACGGATGGTGAAAGAATCTATGATACCAATCATCAGACTTTGCTAGGTAACCCTCTGCTGTCAGGTAACCCAGCGATCAATCGATCTGCCGTAGTTTTTCCACTTCCATATAGTACGGGGCAATATTACATTTTCACCAACTCTGGCAATACAGGTGTGAATGAAATCCAATATACTATTGTAGATAGAACCCTCATGGGCAACGGTATCGTGGGCGAACCTCCATTGGGAGATTTGGTAAGTGCCAACCAGACAACTGGATTGACCAACCCATCTGAAGCGATGATAGTCATCAAGCAAGACATAGATAATTACTGGTTGATCACCCAAAACAGGGTTTCGTTTGATTACCGGGTGACTGCACTCAACAGTACGACAGGATTGGGTGTGACTACAAATTTTGCACTCGGTACAGTACCGCAACCTTCGTATGAAGCAGCCAGTTTTGCTTTTGATCCCATCAATGGTCGTTTGGCTGTAGCTCCCAAGACTGCCAATCGCAATGTTTACATACTAGATTTTGATGTTGCCACAGGAGGATTAACTTTCAATCGTTCGATTCTCAACTCAGGAAATAGTGATGGGGCAGGAGAGGCTGTATATGATTTGGAATGGTCTGCTTCTGGAGATCAGTTGTACATCTCTAGATTTGGAGGATCTGGGGAGTTTGGCAATTTGTACCAGTTCGATTTCAACGACCCTTTCGAAACAGTGAATTCTTTGTTGTTTCAGCCAGTTTTCAGGAGTTACGGTGTGCAGCGTGGACCCGATCAGAATATTTACCATCTCTATCAACAAACCAGTGGTGATGCCATAGAGATAGGGGTGATTTTGGAGGCGGATAGTACTTTTCACGCAGACAGTGTGACTTTCAATGTTGGGTATGACAGTTTGGCTTTTGATCCTTCAGGAGTCAATGGGCGTCAGTTTCCTTCTTTTGCTGCGCCACATTTCGAAACCTTCGATAATGTAGCTTTTGTGATGATGGATACCTGTACCAACCAGAGCACAAAGTTTTTCTCTACTGTAGAACCCACGCCTGAGAGTTATGTTTGGGATTTTGGTACAGGAGACTCACTTACGGGTCCTGCGCCAGTGTATTCTTTTCCTGGTGCAGGGACATTTCCGGTGACACTCACGGTGACACTCAATGATGTGATAGAAACCTACACCAGAATCGTGACAATCAATGAGAATGACATGATGATAGATCTGGGCATGGATACAGTCCGTTGTCCTGGAGAAGTTTTCACCTATGATGCAGGTGCAGGAGGATTGACCTATGCCTGGAATACAGGCGAAACCACCCAAACCATCGAGGTGGACACCACAGGTGTATTTTCAGTAGCGGTTCAAACACCAGGGGGATGTCTTAATTATGACTATGTACAAGTCGTGACCTATGAGGACGTCTCTCAGTTTCGCAACCAATGGTATTTTGGGGAAATGGCAGGAATAGATTTCAATGACCCGTCAGGACTCAATGGAACCACTGCCATCACAGATGCTAATTTGATGAATTCTCCGCAAGGAGCATCATCTGTCTCTGATTTGAATGGAGAACTCTTGTTTTATACCAATGGAGTGACAGTGTGGAACAAAGAGCATCAGATTATGCCCAATGGAACCAACATTGGTGGAGACAGTACTTCCATGCAAGGTGTGATGATTGTACCATTCCCGGGAGATACGACTACCTTTTATGTGTTTACTTCCGATCCTGTCTATGGAGACAATAGTTACAATATGCGCTACTCAGTGGTGGATATGAAGCGAGATTTGATGAGAGGAGCAGTGGTAGAGAAGAATATGCCCTTCTTTACAAACAGTACTGAACGAATGACTGGACTAGGAGTTGGACAAGGAGTTACATGGTTGATTACTCACGAGTTTGGCAACAACCAATTTAGATCCTATCCATTGACAGGAGCAGGGATAGGAAATCCTATTACCTCTTCAGCGGGTAGTGTTTTGAGGCTAGATGAAGAAAAGAATGCTACTGCAGAGCTACAGGTAGCCCAATCTGGTAATTACATAGCGATGGCGATCCAAGATACCAATGAAAACTACATAGAGCTATTTGAAATTGATAGTTTGGGGGTGATAGAACAAATTGCCAAAATAGATATTGAAGAGCCGTTGCCTGCTTTGATATACGGAGTGGAATTTTCGGGTGGAGCAGAGAAATTGTATGTCAGTACCAACTCCAATGGTTCTAAATTGTTGCAATATGATCTAGATAGTATTCAAGCACCCACTGCGGAGGCTGATATCATGGCAAGTAAGTTTGTCATGGGGTCAAATGCAACCTTGCAGTATGGCGCCTTGCAGACAGGATCTGATGGGATTATCTACATGGCAATTGATGGACAGACTACTGTAGGTACGATCAATAACCCTGCAAATGACGATGCGGGAGCTAGTTTTATAGAAGACGGGTTTGATCTGCAGGGCAGGACAAGTAGGTTGGGATTGCCCAATTTTGTACAGACGGTACCATTGACCGCCATGAATCCTGGTATTGCCTATGAAAATGCTTGTTTGGGTCAAGAGGTAATTTTTGATGGCTCGGGGACATCTATCATTGACAATTATTTCTGGACTTTTGATGATGGCACATTTGCCAATGTCGAGGATACAACCCATCTCTACAATTTGATCGGGGTGTACAATGTGTCATTGCGTGTGACAAATAGATGCGGATTGGATACTACGTTTTTAGAACCGGTAGAAATATTCCCATTGCCAAATGCACCTACTGTTCAAGATGCCGTCACTCTATGCAATGGCCCAGTTTTGCTAGAAGCATGGCCTACAGAGGATAGCAATTTATCCTATACTTGGACAACTGGGGATTCTACCAGACAAGTGCTTGTATCACAAGCAAGCGTGATCAATGTCTATATCACAGATCGTACTACTGGTTGTCAATCTGAACCACGTGAGTCATTTGTAGATGACACCAGCCCGATCGTCGATTTGGGGCCTGATCAATTGGTTTGTCAGGATGTGGCTTTTGGTCCCTTGAATGCTCGAAATCCTGGATCGCAATATACATGGAGTTTAGGAGGTGTGACCAATGGCAATACATTGAGCCGTCAGACTGTCGATACTAGTTTGCCTGGCGTATATGTCTATGAGGTGGAAGTAGTAGATATTTTTGACTGTGTGACCGTGGATGATATTCAGATTACTGTCCAAAATAGCCCCAATTATGATTTTTATGCCACACCTACTACGGGTTGTGGGGCAACAGACGGAGCGATTAATATCAATATTCTGGATGCGGGGAGTTTTACCTATGGACTGACTGGCCCTGTGTCCGTTTTACCATCTGCTATTACTGGACCTTCAGGAGATACGCAGATTGCCAGCAATTTGAGTGGAGGAGGATACACCATTTCAGTAACCAATATTGTAAGTGGTTGTAACAGGCCTCGTGTAGCGACTGTAGCAGACGGTGGTACTTTTACTTTGAATGCTACGCCAATCCCTGGCTGTCCAGGAGATGGGCAGTTGGACATCACGGTCAATGCTCCCATATCTGCCACAGTGGATTATGAATTGTTTGATGGAAGAGGCAATTCTGTGTTTGCATCCAATGCGACCTTAATTGCTGGAGCGTTTTCGATTACAAATTTAGATTCAGGCACTTACTCATTGGTGGTACAAGGAGTGGCAGGTGGTATTACTTGTACAGGTACTTTGGATGGTATTCAATTGGACGGAAATCCTTTGCCAGACTTCTTGGTGGATCCGCAGTTTATCTGCGGAGACGAAGGTAAGGTTGGTATACTGCCTGTGACAATTAACCCTGCTGATCCAGTGTTGTATTCATGGACAGGTACTGACATCATTGGCTCAGCACAGGGAGACTCCATCGTGGTTGGTGCGGCTGGTAGTTACTTTGTGACCGCATCCAGTACTGGTTTTTGTGATTATACGCAGGAGGTGATCGTTACACAAAATGCGCTCCCTACCGCTCAAATAGACGTGCGAGGCAATGAATGTGATGGTAGACTGACTTTGCTTGCCAATATCACCAGCCCGTTGGTTGGTAATCCTGCTTATGTCTGGAATACAGGTAGCTTGACTTCACAAATTCCAGTGATCGCTACAGGAACGTATGAAGTCAGGGTGTTAGATCAAGGGACAGGATGTGTCAACTCGGTCAGCAGGGCTGTCAATGTGTTTGACGAATTGACAGTATTCATCGCAGCTGACCCTAATTGTGATGACAATGCAGAGGTGTTTTTGAGAGCTTATGCCAATATTACCGAAGATGTGACTTTTACTTGGACAGATCTCAACGGGCAACTGTTGGATGAAAAAGGAGCCGAAATATCAATAGGTGAAAGTGGTAACTATGCTGTCAACGTATCATCCAACCTGAGTGTGTGTCAGGCAGATGCCAGTATGAATGTGACAGTGTTGCCTATCGATGCAGATCAATTGTTGCTGACACCCAGTGCGTCATTTTGTAGCCAAGATCCAGATCCAACCAAAAATCAAATCGCTTTGGATCCAGGTTCTTTCACTTCATATTCTTGGACGATAGTCAACGATACAGATGTCTTGAGTACTGATAGGGTATATATCACCAGTGAGGCAGGCGTGTATGAGGTCACTTTGGGTAATGGATTTACCTGTATCAGGGATATAGTAGAAGTATTTGACAACTGTGCGCCAATCATCCATGCGCCCAATGCCTTTGCTCCCAATGGAACAAATAATACCTTCTTTGTTTACCCTAATGATTATGTCTCTGATTTTGAGATCAAAATCTATTCTAGATGGGGAGAATTGGTTTACTACTCGACAGATATCAACTTTAGATGGGACGGATATTATCGTGGAATTCTTCTACAGATGGGGACTTATGCCTACATCATGAGCTTCAAAAGCTCTCTACAGCCCGAAAGAGGACGGATTCAACAGCGAGGTGGGGTGATGATAGTGCGTTAA